The nucleotide sequence CGTCCGGGGCGTTCGCGTACTCGATGGGCTGGGGTTTCATGCTTTGGTTCTCCTGGGTGTCTGTGTGTCTATGGCCGGACGCCCATTAGAGCGAAAGCCGCGCGGCCGCGCCGCCACCCGTGCACAGCCGCGATGGCCGCCGCCGCCAATCGGCAGGCGCCGGCGCGCGCGGGCGGCGGGACAATCCCCGCACCCCATGACGACCGACGCCCAGCCCTCCTCCACCGCCGCGTTCACGCATTCCACCCACTGGCGACGCAACCTGGTCGTCTGCATGTTCGGCTCCTTCACCACCATCGTGGCGATGACGCTGCTGCTGCCCTTCCTGCCGCTGTACGTGGAGCAGCTCGGCGTGAAGGACCATGCGGCGATCGTGCAGTGGTCGGGCGCGGCCTATGGCGCGACCTTCCTCAGCGCGGCGCTGGTGGCGCCGCTGTGGGGCTGGCTGGCCGACCGCTACGGGCGCAAGCCGATGCTGATCCGCGCCAGCCTCGGCATGGCGGTGGCGATGGCGCTGATCGGCGTGGCCGGCAACGTCTGGCAGCTGGTCGGGCTGCGGCTGCTCGCGGGCCTGCTCGGCGGCTATGCCTCGGGCTCGATGGTGCTGGTCGCCACGCAGACGCCCAAGGACCGCACCGGCTGGGCGTTGGGCACGATGTCCTCGGCGATCATGGCCGGCAACCTCGTGGGGCCGCTGGTCGGCGGCGCGCTGCCGCCGCTGATCGGCATCCGCGCCACCTTCTTCGCGGCCGGCGCGATCATCTTCGTGGCCTTCCTCGCCACGGCCTTCCTGATCCGCGAGGAGAAGAAGCCGCGCACCGCCGCGGCCAGGGGCGGCGATGCCGGCGCCGGCTGGGCCGCCGTGCCCGACAAGGGGCCGCTGATCGCGATGCTGTTCACCGGCATGCTGCTGATGCTCGCCAACATGTCGATCGAGCCGATCATCACGGTCTACGTGGCGACGCTGGTCGAGGACCCGGCGCGCGTGACCATGATGGCCGGCTTCGTGATGTCGGCCGCCGCGCTCGGCAGCATCCTGTCGGCCTCGCGGCTGGGCAAGCTGGCCGACCGCGTGGGCCACTGGAACGTGATCGTGGGCTGCCTCGCGGTGTC is from Variovorax paradoxus and encodes:
- a CDS encoding MFS transporter, with the translated sequence MFGSFTTIVAMTLLLPFLPLYVEQLGVKDHAAIVQWSGAAYGATFLSAALVAPLWGWLADRYGRKPMLIRASLGMAVAMALIGVAGNVWQLVGLRLLAGLLGGYASGSMVLVATQTPKDRTGWALGTMSSAIMAGNLVGPLVGGALPPLIGIRATFFAAGAIIFVAFLATAFLIREEKKPRTAAARGGDAGAGWAAVPDKGPLIAMLFTGMLLMLANMSIEPIITVYVATLVEDPARVTMMAGFVMSAAALGSILSASRLGKLADRVGHWNVIVGCLAVSALLLIPQAFVTSGWQLVVLRFLMGLSLGGLLPCIASVIRHNVPERVAGNMLGYSTSAQYTGQVAGPLLGGFVGGHIGMRAVFLGTCVLMAAGAAWNWAAKRR